The genomic stretch TTCTTATGTTTTGTTGCTCAACAACGACATTGAACTGGAACAGGACCTTGTTTTCAGCAGCATGGTTTCGCTCAGTGAAACAAAAGCTGAAAAGATCATTATTCCCAAGATATTTTATTTCGATACCCGTAAGATCTGGATGGCCGGCGGCGTGATGAATAAATGGCGTGCCCTGGGCATTCACTATGGGGATGGAAAGGACGATGCCCCTGTATACAATGTGGCAAAGCACATAACCTATGCCCCCACCTGTTTCATGTTCATTGAAAGCAGCGTTTTCAAAAAAGTAGGGATGATGGATGCAAAGTATTTTGCGTACTACGACGATACAGATTTTGTTTTCCGGGCATTGAAGGCAGGATATAAGATGTATTACGAACCTGCGCTTACTGTGTTGCACAAGGTTTCCTCCTCTACCGGCGGTGATTCAACTTTCTATGTCTATTATTCAAACCGCAACAAGATCTATTTTACAAGAAAGAACCTGTCCGGCCTTGTAAAATACTTTGCCATCGGCTACACCCTCTTTACAAGGATATTCTACTACATCCGTTTTGATGCAGCACAAAGGAAAAAACTGCTGCAGGGATTGAAGGACGGGTTTAAGATACCTGTTTCAGGATAGGTCATTTATCCAGGGCCATCTTGCCAAAGAATAACCGTACTGCTTCAAGCATCTTTTCATTCAGCCTGAATTTTACAAAGTCTGTATAGTAGGACCGCAGGTCAAATGCAGTATATGGATTCCGGCTTATCACTTCATCTAGATGTTCAAAGCCAAAAGCATTTGCCGCAGCAAACGCTTCGGTAAAAGAAGGAGGGAATTTCTTATTGCTTATCCAGGCGGCAAAAACAAAGGGCAGTCCAGTCATTTCCTTCCAGGCCGAACCCAGGTCATAGATATATTTTGATCGCTGCCGTTGCACCAGTGCCCGGTCGCCGATCACCAAACCGGCCGTGGTGCAGGCAATATCATTCTCATAATTACTGGTTGCAGGAATTAACTGCGGGGAGATCTTCCAGTGTTCCCTCAACAATATTCTCAGCAGCGCAGCCGAGGTACGGCTCTGGTAATCCAGTAGGACCGTTTTGATTTCCCCGAGCGGTACTTCGCTGAACAGGCATACACTGGCCACTTCCCCGTCGCATGCGATGCCGTAATCAGAAATGATATGGTGTTCCTTTAGCAGGGGTATTACCGCCACCGGTACCAGCCCGATGTCGATCTGGTCGCTTAGCAGTTTCGAGGCAATATTGGCAGGATAATCAATACTGAGGTCAACCTGGTCCTTCATTATTCCCTGTTCAAAGCCATAGATCAGCGGTTTGGTATTCAGGTAACTCACCGCCCCCACCCTTATCTTCTGTGTCAATTAACGTATTTTTGCGGCAAATGTACAGCAACATCATGGATTTAAACCAACTAACTGCCATATCCCCCATCGACGGACGCTACCGCAAACAAGTACAACAGCTGGATGAATATTTCAGTGAATATGCACTCATGAAATACCGGGTGATCGTGGAAGTGGAATATTTTTTATTCCTGGCAGAAAAAAGTTTTTTAAACTTGACGCCAAAACAAAACAGCATTTGCATAAGGCCGTAGAGGAATTTTCATTAGCCGATGCGGAAGAAATTAAAAAAACAGAAAGCATCACCAACCACGACGTAAAAGCCGTTGAATATTTCATCAAAAAAGTACTTGATAACTGCGATGCCGGGCATTTGAAAGAATGGGTGCATTTTGGCCTCACTTCGCAGGACATCAATAATACGGCCATCCCATTACTCTGGAAGAACAGCATAGAACTGGAATACCTGCCGGCTGTTATCAACCTGCAGCATGCCATCGGCAATATGGCCCTTGCCTGGAAAGACATACCCATGCTGGCCCGTACGCATGGCCAGCCCGCCAGTCCTACGAGGCTGGGAAAGGAAATGATGGTGTTTGTGGAAAGGCTGGAAAACCAGATCCAGTTATTCAGCTATATACCGTTTACCGCAAAATTCGGTGGTGCCACGGGCAACTTCAATGCACATCATGTGGCTTATCCCAGATACAACTGGGTAAGATTCGCCAATGAGTTTACGGAAGAAAGACTCGGGTTACAACGCCAGCAATACACCACCCAGATCGAACACTACGATACACTGGCTGCCCATTTTGATGCCATCAAACGCATCAATAACATCATCCTTGATCTCTGCCGGGATATCTGGACCTATATCAGCATGGATTATTTCAAACAGAAAACAAAAAAAGGTGAGATCGGAAGCAGCGCCATGCCACATAAGGTTAACCCGATCGATTTTGAAAATGCAGAAGGCAACCTGGGTATTGCAAATGCCTTGCTCGAACACCTTGCCGGAAAACTTCCTGTTTCCAGGCTGCAAAGGGATCTTACCGATTCCACTGTTCTAAGAAATATCGGCGTACCCATTGCGCATACCCTGCTGGCAATCCGTTCAACCGAAAAAGGGATCGGCAAACTGGTATTGAATGAACCAAAACTTAAGGCCGACCTGGAGAATAACTGGGCAGTGGTTGCCGAAGCCATACAAACGATCTTACGCAGGGAGAATTACCCCCAACCCTATGAGGCATTGAAAGAACTCACCCGGGGTAAAAATGCGATCGATAAAAATGCCATTCACCGGTTCATCAGCAGCCTGAAGGTCTCAGCTGCAGTAAAAAAGGAATTAAAGGCAATTACTCCGTACAATTATACAGGAATATGAAATTCCCTGTGTATTTTTAAAGGGGATTTCATACCCGGTCTGCCCTTTTATGAAAAAATGTCTACTTTTTGTCTTTTTATTCCTGGCTGTTCGCGAGTCCTCAATAGCTCAAACGGATACTGCGTTTTGGTTTGCGGCTCCCAATGTTGATATTGCCAATTATCCCGCCAATGGCCCATATGACCGGCCGATCTATTTGAGATTGACCTCATTTACCACATCAGCCAATGTAACGGTATCCCGGCAAATACTGCATTTACACCTGTTAATTTAACCATACCAGCTAACTCAACTTCAACGATTGATCTAACCCCCTGGATTGACCTGATTGAAAATTTCGAATCCGGCATTATTAATAATAAGGGGATTTATATCCAGTCTACAGCTGATATAACTGCTTATTACGAGGTCAATAGTATCACATGCAAATGCAATCCGGAACTTTTTTCTTTAAAAGGGAAAAATGCGATCGGAAATGAATTTTATATCCCATCCCAGGTAACCTGGAGTATAGATACAATAAGATTTCCGGATGCAAGAGCCGCTTTCGAAATTGTGGCAACTCAAAACAATACTATAATTACCATTACTCCCACTAAACCTTTAATAGGAAGGCCTGCTAATGTTCCATTTACAATAACACTAAACAGGGGACAAACTTATTCCTGCCAGGCTTTATACCGCAATGGGCCCAGTTTATTGAATGGCAGTAAAATTGTTTCGGATAAACCCATCGGGGTGACTACAAAGGAAGATCTTTTATTTTCCGATGGTCCATGTGCTGACTTAGCCGGGGATCAGATCGTACCAACAGCCATTTTCGGTAATGAATATGCTGTGGTAAGAGGCGATCTCACGTTACGCGATAAGGCGGTGATAACAGCCCGCCAAAATAATACCAACATTTATTTAAACGGAAGTGCTACGATAGCCGCTACTATCAATGCCGGGCAATCATATGAGATAGATATAACCGCCCTGACGTCTTTATACATTACTACCAATAATCCAGTTAGTGTTTTTCATTATACCGGCAACGGCTGTGAAGTGGGTGCAGCTGTTATTCCAAAATTAAATTGTACGGGTTCTTCATCCGTTTCGATAGTGAGAAGCAATATTGGAAATGCAATAGTGTTGTTAGTTACCAACAACGGGAATCAGGGTAATTTTTTAGTCGTACCGGAATTATAACGCACCGATTTTTCACCTTTGGCCGGTACGGGTGGCAATTATGTATATTCTAAAAAGAACCTCACCGGGCCAATGGCTTTAAATGCCGCCACCACTTTCAGTAATACCAGTGGAAAATTTCAATTGGGTTTTATCAATGGAGATCCGGGTGGTTACATGTACGGTTATTTTTCTGACTTCAAAAAAAGTAATGTTACAAATTCACAGCTGGAAATATGCCGGTTCGACTCTGCGCAGTTAAATGCAACCGGCGGGATTACTTACCAATGGACCCCGGTAACCGGTTTAAGTAACCCGAATATCAGTAATCCCAAAGCATCGCCGGCTGTGACAACAGATTACAAAGTTGTTATTACAGATATTGATGGTTGCGTAGATTCGGCCTTTGTAAAAGTGATTGTGAATGCCTGTACATTGACATGTAACAACTGGCTCTACACCCAGTCTTAATTCAAATGCCCGGGTGGTGACCGGAATTTCAGGCAACACTACCAGGAAGTTAACTTTAACAGAACTGCCCCGGTTAACCCGGTTGGAGGTTATGGCTTTCTGGTTTCAAAACACACGGGTCCTGCAAATGTGAATTATGCCATGTGGCCAGAAGGATGTACGATCACTACAACCAACGGCCAGTATTTTGCCCAGGAAAACTGTTCTTTTCAATTAAATAAGACCTATCATGTTGCCATGGTATACGATGGTATCTCTCTTAAGTATTACCGGAACGGGTTTTTAC from Chitinophagaceae bacterium encodes the following:
- a CDS encoding menaquinone biosynthesis protein; this encodes MTQKIRVGAVSYLNTKPLIYGFEQGIMKDQVDLSIDYPANIASKLLSDQIDIGLVPVAVIPLLKEHHIISDYGIACDGEVASVCLFSEVPLGEIKTVLLDYQSRTSAALLRILLREHWKISPQLIPATSNYENDIACTTAGLVIGDRALVQRQRSKYIYDLGSAWKEMTGLPFVFAAWISNKKFPPSFTEAFAAANAFGFEHLDEVISRNPYTAFDLRSYYTDFVKFRLNEKMLEAVRLFFGKMALDK
- a CDS encoding IgGFc-binding protein, giving the protein MDLIYHISQCNGIPANTAFTPVNLTIPANSTSTIDLTPWIDLIENFESGIINNKGIYIQSTADITAYYEVNSITCKCNPELFSLKGKNAIGNEFYIPSQVTWSIDTIRFPDARAAFEIVATQNNTIITITPTKPLIGRPANVPFTITLNRGQTYSCQALYRNGPSLLNGSKIVSDKPIGVTTKEDLLFSDGPCADLAGDQIVPTAIFGNEYAVVRGDLTLRDKAVITARQNNTNIYLNGSATIAATINAGQSYEIDITALTSLYITTNNPVSVFHYTGNGCEVGAAVIPKLNCTGSSSVSIVRSNIGNAIVLLVTNNGNQGNFLVVPEL
- a CDS encoding glycosyltransferase family 2 protein, encoding MGKIGLVTVLFKSDEVLPGFFASVAKQDYKEYILYLIDNSPSPVSDSIIEKCLSENTITECRHIKSPGNVGVAEGNNTGIRNALADGCSYVLLLNNDIELEQDLVFSSMVSLSETKAEKIIIPKIFYFDTRKIWMAGGVMNKWRALGIHYGDGKDDAPVYNVAKHITYAPTCFMFIESSVFKKVGMMDAKYFAYYDDTDFVFRALKAGYKMYYEPALTVLHKVSSSTGGDSTFYVYYSNRNKIYFTRKNLSGLVKYFAIGYTLFTRIFYYIRFDAAQRKKLLQGLKDGFKIPVSG